One window from the genome of Oryza glaberrima chromosome 3, OglaRS2, whole genome shotgun sequence encodes:
- the LOC127766418 gene encoding uncharacterized protein LOC127766418 isoform X1, whose product MVKKKGKYSPGASGSGSGSGGGNAGGGPRPGGRETVVWSEKMNEYLIDALLHQQAIGNRGEGRFHSAAFDSIISGVAERFGVAIDRSNIKNRLKSIKENFHECENLFQNQSGFKWSAMNKKFYADPTVWREYIERKPEARKWINKPIDHYDRLLELFGKDRERCLASGSPKSPPAKKARRDPPKEKPQRTPTNGLVSPIVKSLKDMESQRTPTNVLVSPIIIKSSKEMVNENEVPSEAVTEINIAEEQDLSEKFTSENGAMPVEGNSCGTGMPYAPENWPCPGDQWSWKVGNRASATGHWLDRYLTPPSRFRDATGKKTSFTSRLKVEEFIKTEFPDMDPNTFFSMFIWKIPAKGHCIQRGGGEVRRVFCPYARQADPAGPCKARNNLCKLEREGFIESSPAQDCDLCCKMPDFCRECCCVFCRRVVDYSFGGYSYIKCEAVLEENKICGHIGHLDCALRTFMAGTVGGCIDLDMQYCCRRCDNKTNLMLHVEKFLEICQSLQSRDDIEPILNTGLCLVRGSRQTRAKSLESIMRSAMAKLKCGVDLAEVWKMEDNGINSTPSAEVSPATGGVTVLGIQQAPEEDAPPGFPYYVDLADNDLQRAVENLPAYITEDQHTLSVRFEDSIDHALKELKRSQEAEYKLAEQKLYSQKDHVLSLYRQLDSERSVLADPMPLADDDGSLYSTLITNVMKRVDQVKSEEEKLKVMLGIADGFGKTPSGVIQEHFGLPADTAN is encoded by the exons ATGGTGAAGAAGAAAGGCAAGTATAGCCCCggcgcgagcggcagcggcagcggcagcggcggcggcaatgcgGGAGGAGGCCCCAGGCCGGGCGGCAGGGAGACGGTGGTGTGGTCCGAGAAGATGAACGAGTATCTCATCGACGCGTTGCTGCACCAGCAGGCGATCGGGAACAGGGGCGAGGGGAGGTTTCACTCCGCGGCCTTCGATAGCATCATCTCCGGGGTCGCCGAGAGGTTCGGGGTGGCCATCGACAGGTCAAACATCAAGAACCGTCTCAAGTCCATCAAGGAGAACTTCCATGAATGCGAGAACCTCTTCCAGAACCAGAGTGGCTTTAAGTGGAGCGCGATGAACAAGAAGTTTTATGCTGACCCAACTGTTTGGAGGGAGTACATCGAG AGGAAACCGGAAGCCAGGAAATGGATCAACAAGCCCATTGATCATTACGATAGGTTACTAGAGCTATTCGGTAAGGATAGAGAAAGATGTCTAGCTTCTGGCAGCCCAAAGAGTCCACCGGCAAAAAAGGCGCGAAGAGACCCACCAAAGGAGAAACCTCAACGGACACCAACAAATGGTTTGGTGTCACCCATTGTCAAAAGTTTGAAAGACATGGAATCTCAACGGACACCAACAAATGTTTTGGTGTCACCCATTATTATCAAAAGTTCGAAAGAAATGGTGAATGAAAACGAG GTCCCTAGCGAGGCGGTAACAGAAATTAACATAGCTGAGGAGCAGGATCTATCAGAAAAGTTCACAAGTGAGAATGGTGCTATGCCAGTTGAAGGTAATTCATGTGGTACAGGTATGCCCTATGCTCCCGAAAACTGGCCATGTCCTGGAGATCAATGGAGCTGGAAAGTGGGAAACAGGGCTTCTGCAACTGGCCACTGGCTTGATAG GTACCTTACACCGCCCTCACGTTTTCGTGATGCTACTGGTAAAAAGACATCATTCACAAGTAGACTAAAGGTTGAAGAATTTATCAAGACAGAGTTTCCAGATATGGATCCGAACACATTCTTTTCTATGTTTATTTGGAAGATCCCTGCTAAAGGACACTGTATCCAAAGAG GAGGTGGAGAAGTGAGGAGGGTCTTTTGTCCTTATGCAAGGCAAGCTGATCCAGCTGGACCATGCAAGGCCAGGAATAACTTGTGTAAACTTGAGAGAGAGGGATTCATTGAATCATCTCCGGCACAGGATTGTGACCTCTGCTGCAAAATGCCTGATTTCTGCCGAGAGTGCTGCTGTGTTTTCTGCCGCAGGGTTGTTGACTATTCCTTTGGAGGTTATAGCTACATTAAGTGTGAGGCAGTCCTAGAAGAGAACAAAATATGTGGGCATATTGGGCACCTTGATTGTGCTCTCCGTACTTTTATGGCTGGAACAGTTGGAGGATGTATTGACTTGGACATGCAGTATTGTTGCAGACGTTGTGATAACAAAACGAACTTAATGCTGCACGTAGAAAAATTCTTGGAAATATGCCAATCTCTTCAATCAAGGGATGACATTGAACCTATCCTGAATACTGGCTTATGCCTAGTGCGTGGTTCAAGACAAACAAGAGCAAAAAGCTTGGAGAGCATTATGAGATCAGCAATGGCAAAG CTAAAGTGTGGGGTTGATCTTGCTGAAGTTTGGAAAATGGAAGATAATGGTATCAACTCAACTCCAAGTGCAG AAGTTTCCCCTGCTACCGGTGGTGTAACAGTGCTTGGGATCCAGCAAGCTCCAGAAGAGGATGCTCCTCCAGGGTTTCCATATTATGTTGATTTGGCTGACAATGATTTGCAGAGGGCTGTTGAAAATCTTCCAGCTTACATTACCGAGGATCAACACACACTGTCTGTCAGGTTCGAAGATTCGATAGATCATGCTCTTAAAGAACTGAAGAGATCTCAGGAAGCAGAGTACAAGCTGGCAGAGCAGAAGCTTTATTCCCAGAAGGATCATGTCCTGAGTCTTTATCGTCAGCTTGATTCTGAAAGATCAGTCCTTGCAGACCCTATGCCCTTAGCTGATGATGATGGTTCACTATATAGTACACTAATCACCAATGTTATGAAGCGTGTGGATCAAGTGAAGAGTGAAGAGGAGAAGCTCAAGGTCATGCTGGGAATCGCTGATGGATTTGGGAAAACGCCATCAGGAGTCATTCAGGAGCATTTCGGGCTACCTGCTGATACTGCCAACTGA
- the LOC127766418 gene encoding uncharacterized protein LOC127766418 isoform X2 — MVKKKGKYSPGASGSGSGSGGGNAGGGPRPGGRETVVWSEKMNEYLIDALLHQQAIGNRGEGRFHSAAFDSIISGVAERFGVAIDRSNIKNRLKSIKENFHECENLFQNQSGFKWSAMNKKFYADPTVWREYIERKPEARKWINKPIDHYDRLLELFGKDRERCLASGSPKSPPAKKARRDPPKEKPQRTPTNGLVSPIVKSLKDMESQRTPTNVLVSPIIIKSSKEMVPSEAVTEINIAEEQDLSEKFTSENGAMPVEGNSCGTGMPYAPENWPCPGDQWSWKVGNRASATGHWLDRYLTPPSRFRDATGKKTSFTSRLKVEEFIKTEFPDMDPNTFFSMFIWKIPAKGHCIQRGGGEVRRVFCPYARQADPAGPCKARNNLCKLEREGFIESSPAQDCDLCCKMPDFCRECCCVFCRRVVDYSFGGYSYIKCEAVLEENKICGHIGHLDCALRTFMAGTVGGCIDLDMQYCCRRCDNKTNLMLHVEKFLEICQSLQSRDDIEPILNTGLCLVRGSRQTRAKSLESIMRSAMAKLKCGVDLAEVWKMEDNGINSTPSAEVSPATGGVTVLGIQQAPEEDAPPGFPYYVDLADNDLQRAVENLPAYITEDQHTLSVRFEDSIDHALKELKRSQEAEYKLAEQKLYSQKDHVLSLYRQLDSERSVLADPMPLADDDGSLYSTLITNVMKRVDQVKSEEEKLKVMLGIADGFGKTPSGVIQEHFGLPADTAN; from the exons ATGGTGAAGAAGAAAGGCAAGTATAGCCCCggcgcgagcggcagcggcagcggcagcggcggcggcaatgcgGGAGGAGGCCCCAGGCCGGGCGGCAGGGAGACGGTGGTGTGGTCCGAGAAGATGAACGAGTATCTCATCGACGCGTTGCTGCACCAGCAGGCGATCGGGAACAGGGGCGAGGGGAGGTTTCACTCCGCGGCCTTCGATAGCATCATCTCCGGGGTCGCCGAGAGGTTCGGGGTGGCCATCGACAGGTCAAACATCAAGAACCGTCTCAAGTCCATCAAGGAGAACTTCCATGAATGCGAGAACCTCTTCCAGAACCAGAGTGGCTTTAAGTGGAGCGCGATGAACAAGAAGTTTTATGCTGACCCAACTGTTTGGAGGGAGTACATCGAG AGGAAACCGGAAGCCAGGAAATGGATCAACAAGCCCATTGATCATTACGATAGGTTACTAGAGCTATTCGGTAAGGATAGAGAAAGATGTCTAGCTTCTGGCAGCCCAAAGAGTCCACCGGCAAAAAAGGCGCGAAGAGACCCACCAAAGGAGAAACCTCAACGGACACCAACAAATGGTTTGGTGTCACCCATTGTCAAAAGTTTGAAAGACATGGAATCTCAACGGACACCAACAAATGTTTTGGTGTCACCCATTATTATCAAAAGTTCGAAAGAAATG GTCCCTAGCGAGGCGGTAACAGAAATTAACATAGCTGAGGAGCAGGATCTATCAGAAAAGTTCACAAGTGAGAATGGTGCTATGCCAGTTGAAGGTAATTCATGTGGTACAGGTATGCCCTATGCTCCCGAAAACTGGCCATGTCCTGGAGATCAATGGAGCTGGAAAGTGGGAAACAGGGCTTCTGCAACTGGCCACTGGCTTGATAG GTACCTTACACCGCCCTCACGTTTTCGTGATGCTACTGGTAAAAAGACATCATTCACAAGTAGACTAAAGGTTGAAGAATTTATCAAGACAGAGTTTCCAGATATGGATCCGAACACATTCTTTTCTATGTTTATTTGGAAGATCCCTGCTAAAGGACACTGTATCCAAAGAG GAGGTGGAGAAGTGAGGAGGGTCTTTTGTCCTTATGCAAGGCAAGCTGATCCAGCTGGACCATGCAAGGCCAGGAATAACTTGTGTAAACTTGAGAGAGAGGGATTCATTGAATCATCTCCGGCACAGGATTGTGACCTCTGCTGCAAAATGCCTGATTTCTGCCGAGAGTGCTGCTGTGTTTTCTGCCGCAGGGTTGTTGACTATTCCTTTGGAGGTTATAGCTACATTAAGTGTGAGGCAGTCCTAGAAGAGAACAAAATATGTGGGCATATTGGGCACCTTGATTGTGCTCTCCGTACTTTTATGGCTGGAACAGTTGGAGGATGTATTGACTTGGACATGCAGTATTGTTGCAGACGTTGTGATAACAAAACGAACTTAATGCTGCACGTAGAAAAATTCTTGGAAATATGCCAATCTCTTCAATCAAGGGATGACATTGAACCTATCCTGAATACTGGCTTATGCCTAGTGCGTGGTTCAAGACAAACAAGAGCAAAAAGCTTGGAGAGCATTATGAGATCAGCAATGGCAAAG CTAAAGTGTGGGGTTGATCTTGCTGAAGTTTGGAAAATGGAAGATAATGGTATCAACTCAACTCCAAGTGCAG AAGTTTCCCCTGCTACCGGTGGTGTAACAGTGCTTGGGATCCAGCAAGCTCCAGAAGAGGATGCTCCTCCAGGGTTTCCATATTATGTTGATTTGGCTGACAATGATTTGCAGAGGGCTGTTGAAAATCTTCCAGCTTACATTACCGAGGATCAACACACACTGTCTGTCAGGTTCGAAGATTCGATAGATCATGCTCTTAAAGAACTGAAGAGATCTCAGGAAGCAGAGTACAAGCTGGCAGAGCAGAAGCTTTATTCCCAGAAGGATCATGTCCTGAGTCTTTATCGTCAGCTTGATTCTGAAAGATCAGTCCTTGCAGACCCTATGCCCTTAGCTGATGATGATGGTTCACTATATAGTACACTAATCACCAATGTTATGAAGCGTGTGGATCAAGTGAAGAGTGAAGAGGAGAAGCTCAAGGTCATGCTGGGAATCGCTGATGGATTTGGGAAAACGCCATCAGGAGTCATTCAGGAGCATTTCGGGCTACCTGCTGATACTGCCAACTGA